One window of Acidobacteriota bacterium genomic DNA carries:
- a CDS encoding TonB-dependent receptor: protein MRRMWISAVLVAFLALAVTAGAQTLTGTVTGRVVDQQGGVLPGVTVTLTGRTGAQTQVTDAQGEYRFLGLTPGEYTVKAELSGFRPREQRVDAGIGKVAEVKLTMVVGGLTESVEVVANAVSVDTTTTATDTNLSQNVLFNLPMTHANPAVNLLNYTPGVNSGSAFGGAADGANSLMLDGVDTRDPEGGTAWVFYNYNIIDDVQVGSLGQPAEYGGFTGAIINTVTKSGGNRFSFLSEYRYSNDSLGWSNVSADIIAKNATLATPVKLLKLQDYTVQLGGPLAKDKLFFFASIQRYHTSEYRPPVRGEVSPRFNLKLTYQMTPNDTLTGSVQYDNYNQTGRTGLIPGYAVSNHSQTIDQDSPEIVYNGVYRKVMGASTFFEAKFTGWWGYYDLNPVSPNPTHFDGDTSAYSGGAGYTAQYDRTRNQLNASLTKYARAAGQHSFKFGVEVERSSIRDRFAYSGASAQAPAGVFYYDYGGPYIAYGYAYDLQGSSKRESYYAQDQWKINRFTANLGLRFDNVRGYATTTDAELYSTKSFGPRLGAAFDLTGRGVSVLRAYYGQLYDGAVFSSWSRAAPGLTPTYNYSVGPNNTLTLDYTTARSYTTGSDIKHPRVDEFNVSWEQQFAKNFKFTATGIARDWKNFVNSVLQNATWTPFSYTNPLTSQAMTLYKWANPSDVPSFLIQNTDQVTYNLSTGGTMTAPKAYRNYRGLMFVLQKAYKDRWQGQASWVISKTKGTINNSTYAGISSGQFETPNTAVVNTDGPTAYDARHEVKIYASYQIPVVEVQVAGSFKYLSGTPYTAYRRISGSNFAWPNSINVNLQPLGSNLNDSQSLTDIRFEKVFNIGFHRFGVYADISNLFNKEIVTGRLSRYPNQSLTSPATGQSVTVLFGDPQYMNAGRQLTIGGRWSF from the coding sequence ATGAGACGTATGTGGATTTCTGCCGTCCTTGTCGCGTTCCTGGCTCTGGCGGTGACGGCTGGCGCGCAGACGCTGACCGGGACCGTGACGGGCAGGGTCGTGGATCAGCAGGGCGGCGTGCTGCCGGGCGTCACTGTGACGTTGACGGGCAGGACGGGCGCACAGACCCAGGTGACCGACGCGCAGGGCGAGTATCGGTTCCTTGGGCTGACTCCGGGTGAATACACGGTGAAGGCCGAACTGTCGGGCTTCCGTCCGCGCGAGCAGAGAGTGGATGCGGGCATCGGCAAGGTGGCCGAAGTCAAGCTGACGATGGTGGTCGGTGGACTGACCGAGAGCGTCGAGGTCGTGGCGAACGCCGTGTCAGTGGACACCACCACGACGGCGACCGACACGAACCTGTCGCAGAACGTGCTGTTCAACTTGCCGATGACGCATGCGAACCCGGCCGTCAACCTGCTCAATTACACGCCGGGAGTGAATTCGGGCTCGGCCTTCGGCGGCGCGGCCGACGGGGCCAACTCGCTGATGCTCGACGGCGTTGACACGCGCGACCCGGAGGGCGGAACGGCGTGGGTGTTCTACAACTACAACATCATCGATGATGTCCAGGTGGGCAGCCTCGGCCAGCCCGCCGAGTATGGCGGGTTCACCGGCGCCATCATCAACACCGTGACCAAGTCGGGCGGCAACCGGTTCAGCTTCCTGTCGGAGTATCGCTACTCGAATGACAGTCTCGGCTGGAGCAACGTCTCTGCGGACATCATTGCGAAGAACGCGACGCTCGCGACGCCGGTCAAGTTGCTGAAGCTGCAGGACTACACGGTGCAGTTGGGCGGCCCCCTGGCGAAGGACAAGCTGTTCTTCTTCGCCAGCATTCAGCGCTATCACACCTCAGAGTACCGGCCGCCGGTTCGCGGCGAGGTGAGCCCGCGGTTTAACCTCAAGCTGACGTACCAGATGACGCCGAATGACACGCTCACGGGGTCGGTCCAGTACGACAACTACAACCAGACCGGCCGCACGGGGCTTATTCCCGGATACGCGGTGTCGAACCACAGCCAGACGATCGACCAGGACTCGCCTGAAATCGTCTATAACGGCGTGTACCGCAAGGTGATGGGCGCCTCCACCTTCTTCGAGGCGAAGTTCACCGGCTGGTGGGGCTACTACGATTTGAACCCGGTCAGCCCGAACCCGACGCACTTTGACGGCGACACGAGCGCCTACTCCGGCGGCGCCGGGTACACCGCGCAGTACGACCGCACGCGCAACCAGTTGAACGCGTCGCTGACCAAGTACGCGCGGGCGGCTGGCCAGCACAGCTTCAAGTTCGGCGTCGAAGTCGAGCGCAGCTCGATCCGCGACCGCTTCGCGTACTCGGGCGCGTCGGCGCAGGCGCCGGCCGGCGTGTTCTACTACGACTACGGCGGCCCGTACATCGCGTACGGCTACGCGTACGACCTGCAGGGGTCAAGCAAGCGGGAGTCGTACTACGCGCAGGATCAGTGGAAGATCAACCGGTTCACGGCCAACCTGGGCCTCCGGTTCGACAACGTGCGCGGCTATGCGACCACGACGGACGCCGAGCTGTACTCGACCAAGTCGTTCGGACCCCGGTTGGGCGCGGCCTTCGACCTGACGGGCAGAGGCGTGTCCGTGCTGCGCGCGTACTACGGCCAGCTCTATGACGGCGCGGTGTTTTCGTCCTGGAGCCGGGCGGCACCGGGTCTCACGCCCACCTACAACTACAGTGTCGGGCCGAACAACACTCTGACGCTGGACTACACGACGGCAAGAAGCTACACGACGGGCAGCGACATCAAGCATCCACGGGTGGACGAGTTCAACGTGTCGTGGGAGCAGCAGTTCGCGAAGAACTTCAAATTCACGGCGACGGGAATCGCTCGGGACTGGAAGAACTTCGTGAACTCGGTACTCCAGAACGCCACCTGGACGCCGTTCAGCTACACGAACCCGTTGACCAGCCAGGCGATGACGCTCTATAAGTGGGCGAATCCGTCTGACGTGCCGTCGTTCCTGATTCAGAACACCGATCAGGTCACTTACAATCTGTCTACGGGCGGCACGATGACGGCCCCCAAGGCCTACCGCAACTACCGCGGCCTGATGTTCGTCCTGCAGAAGGCGTACAAGGACAGGTGGCAGGGGCAGGCGTCGTGGGTCATCTCCAAGACCAAGGGGACGATCAACAACAGCACGTACGCGGGGATTTCCAGCGGCCAGTTCGAGACGCCGAACACCGCCGTCGTGAATACGGACGGTCCGACGGCCTATGACGCGCGGCACGAGGTCAAGATCTATGCCTCGTACCAGATTCCGGTCGTCGAGGTGCAGGTGGCGGGCTCCTTCAAGTACCTTTCGGGGACGCCCTACACAGCGTACCGCCGCATCAGCGGCAGCAACTTCGCCTGGCCCAACTCGATCAACGTCAACCTCCAGCCGCTCGGCTCGAACCTGAACGACAGCCAGAGCCTGACCGATATCCGGTTCGAAAAGGTCTTCAATATCGGCTTCCATCGCTTCGGCGTGTATGCCGATATCTCGAACCTGTTCAACAAGGAGATCGTCACGGGCCGGCTGTCGCGCTACCCGAACCAGAGCCTGACCAGCCCGGCAACGGGCCAGTCGGTTACGGTGCTATTCGGTGATCCGCAGTACATGAACGCGGGCCGTCAGCTCACGATCGGCGGCCGCTGGTCGTTCTAG